A region from the Brassica napus cultivar Da-Ae chromosome C8, Da-Ae, whole genome shotgun sequence genome encodes:
- the LOC106447717 gene encoding oxalate--CoA ligase: MESDTLTGLLKNVAEKFPDRRALSVSGKFDLTHARLNDLIELAASRLVSAAGIKPGDVVALTFPNTVEFVIMFLAVIRARATAAPLNAAYTAEEFEFYLSDSDSKLLVTSKEGNAPAQEAASKLNISHVTATLLDAGSNLALSVADSDSVSDSASELVNSPDDPALFLHTSGTTSRPKGVPLTQLNLVSSVKNIKSVYKLTESDSTVIVLPLFHVHGLLAGLLSSLGAGAAVTLPAAGRFSATTFWADMNKYDATWYTAVPTIHQIILDRHASQPEPEYPRLRFIRSCSASLAPVILSRLEEAFGAPVLEAYAMTEATHLMSSNPLPEEGPHKPGSVGKPVGQEMAILNEKGEIQEPNSKGEVCIRGPNVTKGYKNNPDANKAGFEFGWFHTGDIGYFDSDGYLHLVGRIKELINRGGEKISPIEVDSVLLTHPDVSQGVAFGVPDEKYGEEINCAVIPREGTTVTEEDIKTFCKKNLAAFKVPKRVFITDNLPKTASGKIQRRIVAQHFLEKP, encoded by the exons ATGGAGAGCGATACACTCACCGGACTATTGAAGAACGTCGCCGAGAAATTCCCCGATCGCCGAGCGCTCTCGGTTTCGGGAAAATTCGATCTCACTCACGCGCGTCTCAACGATCTAATCGAACTCGCCGCTTCACGCCTTGTCTCCGCCGCCGGAATCAAGCCAGGCGATGTGGTGGCTCTCACTTTCCCCAACACCGTCGAG TTTGTTATTATGTTTCTGGCGGTGATAAGAGCTCGTGCCACGGCGGCGCCGTTGAACGCGGCGTACACGGCGGAGGAATTCGAGTTTTACCTCTCCGATTCAGACTCGAAGCTGTTAGTAACCTCTAAAGAAGGTAACGCGCCGGCTCAAGAAGCAGCTTCGAAGCTCAACATCTCTCACGTCACCGCCACGCTCCTCGACGCCGGCTCGAACCTCGCTCTCTCCGTGGCCGATTCCGACTCGGTCTCTGACTCAGCTTCGGAGCTCGTTAACAGCCCCGACGATCCTGCTCTCTTCCTCCACACTTCCGGCACCACGAGCCGTCCCAAGGGTGTACCGCTCACGCAGCTGAATCTTGTCTCCTCCGTCAAGAACATTAAATCGGTTTACAAACTCACCGAGTCTGATTCGACTGTCATTGTTCTCCCTCTGTTCCACGTTCATGGATTGTTAGCCGGATTGCTCAGCTCGCTTGGAGCTGGTGCGGCCGTGACTCTCCCCGCTGCTGGTAGATTCTCTGCGACAACGTTTTGGGCTGACATGAACAAGTATGACGCCACGTGGTATACTGCTGTTCCCACCATTCATCAGATCATATTGGACCGCCACGCCAGCCAACCTGAGCCGGAGTATCCTAGACTCCGGTTCATTAGGAGTTGCAGTGCTTCTTTGGCTCCG GTGATATTGTCCAGGCTTGAGGAAGCTTTCGGAGCACCGGTTCTAGAGGCTTATGCTATGACGGAAGCAACCCACCTGATgagttctaatcctttacctgaGGAAGGTCCACACAAGCCTGGGTCTGTTGGGAAACCAGTGGGTCAAGAAATGGCGATCCTTAATGAGAAAGGGGAGATACAAGAGCCAAATAGCAAGGGAGAGGTTTGTATAAGAGGTCCAAATGTGACAAAGGGTTACAAGAACAATCCGGATGCCAACAAGGCAGGTTTCGAGTTTGGATGGTTCCACACTGGTGATATCGGTTACTTTGATTCCGATGGGTATTTGCATCTGGTGGGTCGGATCAAAGAGCTTATTAACCGTGGAG GTGAGAAAATATCCCCAATTGAAGTGGATTCAGTGCTCTTAACTCATCCTGATGTTTCTCAAGGAGTTGCGTTTGGGGTTCCTGATGAGAAATATGGCGAAGAG ATTAACTGTGCGGTGATTCCAAGGGAAGGAACAACAGTGACCGAAGAGGACATAAAAACGTTCTGTAAGAAGAATCTTGCAGCTTTCAAGGTGCCGAAGAGAGTGTTCATCACTGATAACCTCCCCAAAACTGCCTCTGGTAAGATTCAGCGCCGTATCGTCGCTCAGCATTTCCTcgagaaaccctaa
- the LOC106444909 gene encoding U-box domain-containing protein 32 isoform X1 has protein sequence MGTIGGDELGLDVDETIFVAVAEDVERSKTTLLWAARNFSGKKICLLYVHRPAPPASWTHKKLAGGTFRKHAVKVIERVDKQKVDELMDSYLRLLSKTEVQTDKLCIAGQNIEEGIVDLIARHNIKWFVMGAASDKHYSWRMTDLKSKKAIFVCKNAPDSCHIWFLCKGYLIFTRTTNDHSSNTQTMPPLVQLDSDTETRRSEKMESSYMRRRLRYWRSLLEQDGEKETGQLEREKVDPSPTTHSSSGSGSSFGEPASPDLVGSDKLTPSNVQERKREGNVAREVHRYDKAMHDISQSERTVYGEAWNGWKEDDSTMEALCKAKALDGLCSKELSRRKKLEELLEKEKDEVKTVIEQNNGFMRKLQIVQGDNLRLESQITKLQDLEKEHGEKFDTAMELLKSFRQKRDEIRIDHENAIKEVNALKRLIKGKSVESSGSEMLDYSFMEINEATNEFDPSWKLGEGKYGSVYKGNLQNLQVAVKMLPSYGSQNHFEFERKVEILRRVRHPHLVTIMGTCPESRSVIYQYVPNGSLEDCFSSTNNVPALPWESRIRIASEICSALQFLHSNVPCIIHGNLKPSKILLDSSLVTKISDYGISQLIPVNGIDKSDPHVDPHYFVSGEMTLESDVYSFGMILLQLLTRRPLSGVLRDVKCAVENDNISAVLDNSGGDWPIARGKKLANIAIRCCKRNPLNRPDLAIVLRNIDRMKAPLSEQSSYNSNQKPPRKPPSHYLCPIFQEVMKDPLIAADGFTYEAEAIREWLANGHDTSPMTNLKMEDCNLIPNHALHLAIQDWHNQW, from the exons ATGGGGACTATCGGTGGAGACGAACtaggtttagatgtggatgagACGATCTTCGTCGCGGTGGCGGAAGATGTGGAGAGGAGCAAAACGACGCTATTGTGGGCGGCGCGGAACTTCTCCGGAAAGAAGATTTGCTTGCTTTATGTTCATCGCCCTGCTCCGCCTGCCTCCTGGA CGCACAAGAAACTTGCTGGTGGTACCTTTAGGAAACATGCTGTCAAGGTGATTGAGCGTGTTGATAAACAAAAAGTGGACGAGCTTATGGATTCTTATCTACGCCTTTTATCTAAAACTGAG GTTCAAACAGATAAACTTTGCATTGCGGGACAAAATATCGAGGAAGGTATCGTAGACCTGATTGCTCGACACAATATTAAGTGGTTCGTAATGGGAGCTGCATCAGATAAACACTACTCATG GAGAATGACGGATTTGAAGTCCAAGAAAGCCATATTCGTTTGCAAAAATGCTCCTGATTCCTGTCATATTTGGTTTCTGTGCAAAGGTTACCTCATCTTTACAAG GACAACAAATGACCATAGTAGTAACACACAAACAATGCCTCCCCTAGTACAGCTGGATTCGGATACTGAGACAAGGAGATCAGAAAAAATGGAATCCTCTTATATGAGGCGAAGGTTAAGATATTGGCGCAGCCTACTTGAACAAG ATGGTGAGAAAGAAACAGGTCAACTGGAGAGAGAAAAGGTAGACCCAAGTCCAACTACTCATTCATCTTCAGGTTCGGGTTCTTCCTTTGGAGAGCCGGCTAGCCCGGATTTAGTTGGCTCAGATAAGTTAACTCCCTCAAATGTCCAG GAGAGGAAACGTGAAGGGAATGTAGCGCGCGAAGTTCATAGGTATGATAAAGCCATGCATGATATCAGCCAATCAGAGAGAACTGTATATGGAGAAGCTTGGAACGGATGGAAAGAGGATGACAGTACCATGGAGGCTTTATGCAAG GCAAAAGCCTTAGACGGCTTATGCAGTAAGGAGTTGAGTCGAAGAAAGAAATTAGAGGAATTGCTAGAGAAAGAAAAGGATGAAGTAAAGACGGTAATAGAGCAGAACAATGGATTCATGAGAAAGCTTCAGATAGTTCAGGGTGATAATCTTAGGTTGGAGAGCCAGATAACGAAACTACAAGACCTGGAAAAAGAACACGGTGAGAAATTTGATACTGCTATGGAACTCTTGAAAAGCTTCAGGCAGAAAAGGGATGAGATCCGGATCGATCACGAGAACGCGATAAAGGAAGTAAACGCATTGAAGAGATTGATAAAAGGAAAGTCTGTGGAGTCTTCAGGTTCAGAAATGCTCGACTATTCTTTCATGGAAATCAATGAAGCTACTAACGAGTTTGATCCATCCTGGAAGCTTGGAGAAGGCAAATACGGAAGTGTGTACAAAGGGAATCTTCAAAATCTTCAAGTTGCTGTGAAGATGTTGCCATCATATGGCTCCCAGAATCACTTTGAGTTTGAGCGTAAG GTGGAGATTTTAAGGAGAGTAAGGCATCCACATCTGGTGACAATAATGGGTACTTGTCCAGAGTCTCGGTCTGTTATTTATCAGTATGTTCCTAACGGAAGCCTCGAAGACTGCTTTTCATCTACAAACAACGTTCCTGCCCTTCCATGGGAGTCTCGGATCAGGATTGCCTCTGAGATATGCTCTGCACTCCAGTTTCTTCACTCAAACGTTCCTTGCATCATTCATGGAAACCTAAAACCGTCCAAGATTCTCCTAGACTCCAGTCTCGTCACCAAGATTAGCGACTACGGGATCTCTCAGCTGATCCCTGTCAATGGAATCGACAAATCTGATCCTCACGTGGATCCACATTACTTTGTTTCTGGCGAAATGACGCTGGAGTCAGACGTATACTCGTTTGGAATGATTCTCCTTCAGCTTCTCACCAGAAGACCTCTCTCCGGCGTTCTGAGAGACGTCAAATGTGCTGTGGAGAATGATAACATCAGCGCGGTGCTGGATAATTCAGGAGGAGATTGGCCAATAGCACGAGGGAAAAAGCTAGCTAATATAGCCATCCGTTGCTGTAAGAGAAACCCATTGAATCGACCAGACTTGGCCATTGTTCTAAGGAATATAGATCGAATGAAAGCTCCTTTATCAGAACAGTCTTCATACAATTCCAACCAAAAACCTCCACGCAAGCCTCCTTCTCATTATTTATGCCCTATTTTCCAG GAAGTGATGAAAGATCCTTTGATAGCAGCAGATGGATTTACTTATGAAGCGGAAGCAATAAGGGAATGGTTAGCGAATGGGCACGATACGTCGCCGATGACAAACCTGAAGATGGAAGATTGCAATCTCATACCTAATCACGCTCTTCATCTTGCTATTCAAGATTGGCATAACCAGTGGTGA
- the LOC111210580 gene encoding 60S ribosomal protein L13-1-like, with the protein MKHNNVIPNGHFKKHWQNYVKTWFNQPARKTRRRAARQKKAVKIFPRPTSGPLRPVVHGQTLKYNMKLRTGKGFTLEELKAAGIPKKLAPTIGISVDHRRKNRSLEGLQSNVQRLKTYKAKLVIFPRRARKVKAGDSTPEELANATQVQGDYMPIVREKHATELVKLTTEMKSVNAYDKIRLERTNKRHAGARAKRAADAEKEEKK; encoded by the exons ATGAAGCACAACAATGTTATCCCGAATGGTCACTTCAAGAAGCACTGGCAGAACTATGTCAAGACTTGGTTCAACCAGCCTGCCAGGAAAACCAGAAGAAGAGCTG CGAGGCAAAAGAAGGCTGTGAAGATCTTCCCCCGTCCCACCTCTGGACCTCTCCGCCCTGTTGTGCACGGTCAGACTCTCAAGTACAACATGAAGCTCAGAACCGGTAAAGGATTCACTCTTGAGGAGCTCAAG GCTGCTGGAATCCCCAAGAAGTTGGCACCCACCATCGGTATCTCTGTTGACCATCGTCGCAAGAACAGATCTCTCGAGGGTCTTCAGTCCAATGTCCAGAGGCTTAAAACCTACAAGGCTAAGTTGGTCATCTTCCCACGTCGTGCCAGGAAGGTCAAG GCTGGTGACTCTACTCCAGAAGAGTTGGCCAATGCCACTCAAGTCCAGGGTGACTACATGCCTATTGTCCGTGAGAAGCATGCTACGGAGCTTGTGAAGCTGACAACTGAGATGAAATCGGTCAATGCTTATGACAAGATCCGTCTAGAGCGCACAAACAAGAGACATGCAGGTGCTAGAGCCAAGAGAGCTGCTGATgctgagaaagaagagaagaagtga
- the LOC106447718 gene encoding uncharacterized protein LOC106447718, translating to MVWLATRNRLVTMDRVASWSQGVDTSCVLCKNAPETRNHLFFECSVSSQIWKQLTQGILQSSFVNTWDALSSLIIGSSMGKQKRFCLRFAFQTTIYTLWRERNNRRHGEAPAPPEVLLKLIDKAVRNKLSLMQSKRVKSFDGVLPYWFSTRL from the coding sequence ATGGTCTGGTTGGCGACTAGAAACAGACTTGTTACTATGGACAGAGTGGCTAGTTGGAGTCAAGGGGTAGATACTTCATGTGTCTTATGCAAAAACGCTCCGGAAACTAGAaaccatctcttctttgagtgctcAGTTTCATCTCAGATATGGAAGCAACTCACCCAAGGTATATTGCAGAGCTCGTTTGTCAATACTTGGGATGCTCTCTCAAGCTTGATCATTGGCTCATCTATGGGAAAGCAGAAGAGGTTCTGCCTCAGATTTGCGTTTCAAACCACTATTTACACCTTGTGGAGAGAACGAAACAACAGGCGGCATGGAGAAGCACCAGCGCCTCCGGAGGTTCTGCTCAAGCTGATAGATAAGGCCGTTCGGAACAAGCTTAGCCTTATGCAGTCCAAGCGAGTAAAAAGCTTTGATGGAGTGTTACCATACTGGTTCAGTACTAGGTTGTAA
- the LOC106444908 gene encoding uncharacterized protein LOC106444908: MSILCGCCPLLECVYCLGCARWAYKRCLYTAGHDSQDWGLATPHEFEPVPRFCRYILSVYEDDIRNPLWEPPEGYGINPDWLLLKKTYEDTQGRAPAYVLYLDHDHKDVVVAIRGLNLAKESDYAVLLDNKLGERKFDGGYVHNGLLKAAGWVLDEECEVLRELVVKYPSYTLTFAGHSLGSGVATMLALLVVRRPDRLGNIDRKRVRCFAIAPARCMSLNLAVRYADVINSVVLQDDFLPRTATPLEDIFKSLFCLPCLLCIRCMKDTCVPEQKMLKDPRRLYAPGRMYHIVERKPCRLGRFPPVVKTAVPVDGRFEHIVLSCNATSDHAIIWIEREAQRALNLMLEKEKRMEIPEKQRMERQESLAREHNLEYRAALRRAVTLDVPHADSIESEYGTFDKTQEDETEEEEETESITSKVGESSSSSSSSVRQSYKRRRNRGVSWDELIESLFERDESGNLTFEKSDLRR, encoded by the exons ATGTCGATTCTATGTGGCTGTTGCCCTCTTCTAGAATGTGTCTACTGCCTCGGCTGTGCACGTTGGGCTTACAAACGCTGTCTCTACACTGCCGGTCACGACAGCCAAGACTGGGGACTCGCAACACCCCATGAATTCGAGCCGGTTCCTCGGTTCTGTCGTTACATCTTATCGGTTTACGAGGACGATATCCGAAACCCTCTGTGGGAGCCTCCGGAAGGATACGGTATAAACCCTGATTGGTTGCTTCTAAAGAAGACTTACGAAGACACTCAGGGCCGTGCTCCAGCTTATGTACTGTATCTCGATCATGATCATAAAGATGTAGTTGTTGCGATCAGGGGGCTGAATCTGGCGAAAGAGAGTGATTACGCAGTGCTTTTGGATAACAAGCTTGGGGAAAGGAAGTTTGATGGTGGGTATGTGCACAACGGGCTGTTGAAGGCTGCAGGTTGGGTGTTGGATGAGGAGTGTGAAGTTTTGAGAGAGCTGGTGGTGAAGTATCCGAGTTATACTCTGACTTTTGCTGGGCATTCGCTCGGGTCTGGTGTAGCTACGATGCTGGCTTTGTTGGTGGTTCGACGTCCTGATAGGTTGGGGAATATTGATAGAAAGAGAGTCAGGTGTTTCGCTATTGCGCCTGCGAGGTGTATGTCGTTGAACTTGGCTGTTAGATATGCGGATGTGATCAACTCTGTTGTGCTTCAG GATGACTTCTTGCCCAGGACAGCAACGCCATTAGAAGACATATTCAAGTCTCTTTTCTG TTTGCCATGTTTGCTATGCATAAGGTGCATGAAGGATACATGTGTTCCAGAACAAAAGATGCTCAAAGATCCAAGGCGGCTTTATGCTCCTGGTCGCATGTATCACATCGTCGAGAGAAAGCCTTGCAG ATTAGGAAGATTTCCTCCGGTTGTGAAGACAGCAGTACCAGTAGACGGAAGGTTCGAACACATTGTTCTTTCTTGTAACGCAACTTCAGACCACGCCATCATTTGGATTGAACGAGAAGCTCAGAGAGCTCTTAAC CTAAtgttggagaaggagaagagaatGGAGATACCAGAGAAGCAGAGGATGGAGAGACAAGAATCATTAGCCAGAGAACACAACTTGGAGTATAGAGCAGCGTTAAGACGAGCTGTAACCTTAGATGTTCCTCACGCTGATTCTATAGAATCTGAGTACGGAACATTTGACAAAACTCAAGAAGATGAAaccgaggaggaagaagaaacagagtcgATTACATCAAAGGTGGGTgaatcatcatcgtcatcatcatcctctGTTCGTCAATCGTACAAGAGAAGAAGGAACCGTGGTGTCAGTTGGGACGAGCTTATCGAAAGTCTCTTTGAGAGAGACGAGTCTGGTAATTTAACATTCGAGAAATCAGATTTGCGTCGATGA
- the LOC106449020 gene encoding uncharacterized protein At3g49055: MNVERLMESMEPSTSVEFLQDENRDLKVLLRAALSEKQAAEKQLKETNEQKRSALMQIAGRGLQSIGLGFGFGFKETAQESSETVNLIKDEQEEEEDENSMVVAIEKTMKNLRKEISQLKLSLQESRLEEARLKKITEEQAQTIEENKMNIDKLNNRERLLSQNVEELVKVIREAESEASRWREACELEVEAGQREVEERNELIAVLKAEVEKMRSALSISEGKLKLKEELAKAAMTAEAAAERSLRLSERRIVELLSRIEHQYHQLEEAESSERKRRKVRYLWCWPLWRFPAAATASAVTGTESSSCVSNRALLRYGA; the protein is encoded by the exons ATGAATGTGGAGAGGCTCATGGAATCGATGGAGCCAAGTACAAGTGTGGAGTTCTTGCAAGATGAAAACAGAGACCTGAAGGTCTTGTTAAGGGCTGCTTTGTCTGAGAAACAAGCTGCAGAGAAGCAGTTGAAAGAGACGAACGAGCAGAAGAGATCAGCGCTGATGCAAATCGCAGGAAGAGGGTTGCAGAGCATAGGgcttggttttggttttgggtttAAGGAGACAGCACAGGAAAGCTCAGAAACAGTAAATCTCATCAAGgatgaacaagaagaagaggaagatgagaaTAGTATG GTTGTAGCAATAGAGAAAACAATGAAGAATTTACGTAAAGAGATCTCTCAGCTCAAGCTCTCATTGCAGGAATCAAG ATTAGAAGAAGCGCGGTTGAAGAAAATTACAGAGGAACAAGCTCAGACAATAGAAGAGAACAAGATGAATATCGACAAGCTGAATAACCGAGAGAGACTTCTATCTCAAAAC GTAGAAGAGCTAGTGAAGGTAATAAGAGAAGCTGAATCAGAAGCAAGTAGATGGAGAGAAGCTTGTGAGCTTGAAGTTGAAGCAGGACAGCGCGAGGTCGAAGAACGCAATGAACTC ATAGCGGTTTTGAAGGCAGAGGTTGAGAAGATGCGATCAGCACTGTCGATATCAGAAGGGAAACTAAAACTGAAAGAAGAATTGGCTAAAGCCGCAATGACGGCAGAAGCAGCAGCTGAGAGATCACTGCGATTGTCTGAGAGAAGAATAGTTGAACTTCTCAGCCGCATTGAACATCAATACCACCAGTTGGAAGAAGCAGAGTCTTCAGAACGCAAACGCAGAAAGGTTAGGTATCTTTGGTGTTGGCCGTTGTGGCGTTTTCCTGCCGCCGCTACTGCTTCTGCTGTGACCGGTACTGAGAGTTCTTCATGTGTAAGCAATAGAGCATTATTACGATATGGTGCTTGA
- the LOC106444909 gene encoding U-box domain-containing protein 32 isoform X2: MGAASDKHYSWRMTDLKSKKAIFVCKNAPDSCHIWFLCKGYLIFTRTTNDHSSNTQTMPPLVQLDSDTETRRSEKMESSYMRRRLRYWRSLLEQDGEKETGQLEREKVDPSPTTHSSSGSGSSFGEPASPDLVGSDKLTPSNVQERKREGNVAREVHRYDKAMHDISQSERTVYGEAWNGWKEDDSTMEALCKAKALDGLCSKELSRRKKLEELLEKEKDEVKTVIEQNNGFMRKLQIVQGDNLRLESQITKLQDLEKEHGEKFDTAMELLKSFRQKRDEIRIDHENAIKEVNALKRLIKGKSVESSGSEMLDYSFMEINEATNEFDPSWKLGEGKYGSVYKGNLQNLQVAVKMLPSYGSQNHFEFERKVEILRRVRHPHLVTIMGTCPESRSVIYQYVPNGSLEDCFSSTNNVPALPWESRIRIASEICSALQFLHSNVPCIIHGNLKPSKILLDSSLVTKISDYGISQLIPVNGIDKSDPHVDPHYFVSGEMTLESDVYSFGMILLQLLTRRPLSGVLRDVKCAVENDNISAVLDNSGGDWPIARGKKLANIAIRCCKRNPLNRPDLAIVLRNIDRMKAPLSEQSSYNSNQKPPRKPPSHYLCPIFQEVMKDPLIAADGFTYEAEAIREWLANGHDTSPMTNLKMEDCNLIPNHALHLAIQDWHNQW; this comes from the exons ATGGGAGCTGCATCAGATAAACACTACTCATG GAGAATGACGGATTTGAAGTCCAAGAAAGCCATATTCGTTTGCAAAAATGCTCCTGATTCCTGTCATATTTGGTTTCTGTGCAAAGGTTACCTCATCTTTACAAG GACAACAAATGACCATAGTAGTAACACACAAACAATGCCTCCCCTAGTACAGCTGGATTCGGATACTGAGACAAGGAGATCAGAAAAAATGGAATCCTCTTATATGAGGCGAAGGTTAAGATATTGGCGCAGCCTACTTGAACAAG ATGGTGAGAAAGAAACAGGTCAACTGGAGAGAGAAAAGGTAGACCCAAGTCCAACTACTCATTCATCTTCAGGTTCGGGTTCTTCCTTTGGAGAGCCGGCTAGCCCGGATTTAGTTGGCTCAGATAAGTTAACTCCCTCAAATGTCCAG GAGAGGAAACGTGAAGGGAATGTAGCGCGCGAAGTTCATAGGTATGATAAAGCCATGCATGATATCAGCCAATCAGAGAGAACTGTATATGGAGAAGCTTGGAACGGATGGAAAGAGGATGACAGTACCATGGAGGCTTTATGCAAG GCAAAAGCCTTAGACGGCTTATGCAGTAAGGAGTTGAGTCGAAGAAAGAAATTAGAGGAATTGCTAGAGAAAGAAAAGGATGAAGTAAAGACGGTAATAGAGCAGAACAATGGATTCATGAGAAAGCTTCAGATAGTTCAGGGTGATAATCTTAGGTTGGAGAGCCAGATAACGAAACTACAAGACCTGGAAAAAGAACACGGTGAGAAATTTGATACTGCTATGGAACTCTTGAAAAGCTTCAGGCAGAAAAGGGATGAGATCCGGATCGATCACGAGAACGCGATAAAGGAAGTAAACGCATTGAAGAGATTGATAAAAGGAAAGTCTGTGGAGTCTTCAGGTTCAGAAATGCTCGACTATTCTTTCATGGAAATCAATGAAGCTACTAACGAGTTTGATCCATCCTGGAAGCTTGGAGAAGGCAAATACGGAAGTGTGTACAAAGGGAATCTTCAAAATCTTCAAGTTGCTGTGAAGATGTTGCCATCATATGGCTCCCAGAATCACTTTGAGTTTGAGCGTAAG GTGGAGATTTTAAGGAGAGTAAGGCATCCACATCTGGTGACAATAATGGGTACTTGTCCAGAGTCTCGGTCTGTTATTTATCAGTATGTTCCTAACGGAAGCCTCGAAGACTGCTTTTCATCTACAAACAACGTTCCTGCCCTTCCATGGGAGTCTCGGATCAGGATTGCCTCTGAGATATGCTCTGCACTCCAGTTTCTTCACTCAAACGTTCCTTGCATCATTCATGGAAACCTAAAACCGTCCAAGATTCTCCTAGACTCCAGTCTCGTCACCAAGATTAGCGACTACGGGATCTCTCAGCTGATCCCTGTCAATGGAATCGACAAATCTGATCCTCACGTGGATCCACATTACTTTGTTTCTGGCGAAATGACGCTGGAGTCAGACGTATACTCGTTTGGAATGATTCTCCTTCAGCTTCTCACCAGAAGACCTCTCTCCGGCGTTCTGAGAGACGTCAAATGTGCTGTGGAGAATGATAACATCAGCGCGGTGCTGGATAATTCAGGAGGAGATTGGCCAATAGCACGAGGGAAAAAGCTAGCTAATATAGCCATCCGTTGCTGTAAGAGAAACCCATTGAATCGACCAGACTTGGCCATTGTTCTAAGGAATATAGATCGAATGAAAGCTCCTTTATCAGAACAGTCTTCATACAATTCCAACCAAAAACCTCCACGCAAGCCTCCTTCTCATTATTTATGCCCTATTTTCCAG GAAGTGATGAAAGATCCTTTGATAGCAGCAGATGGATTTACTTATGAAGCGGAAGCAATAAGGGAATGGTTAGCGAATGGGCACGATACGTCGCCGATGACAAACCTGAAGATGGAAGATTGCAATCTCATACCTAATCACGCTCTTCATCTTGCTATTCAAGATTGGCATAACCAGTGGTGA